One Triticum dicoccoides isolate Atlit2015 ecotype Zavitan chromosome 5B, WEW_v2.0, whole genome shotgun sequence genomic window carries:
- the LOC119306286 gene encoding uncharacterized protein LOC119306286 yields the protein MSSDDELRGLLVQESTTAIVSGADPSRPTARSAHFLLPRAGGARLPALPSPPRNAGPVLGDQLPVDWTAWPGSSKLWRRWVARLRPRHERLWRKLGILDAVLATTGWVRRDEGLLLQLAGFWSGETNTFLFPWGEATVTLEDMAVLGGLPLLGRPVWSRLPDELRGDVDALEAARIALNRCTNKKPSFAPWVKQFVERPTGEVVAAGRGETEAATLLEHGAFLAMWLTRYVLPAQPFDVVRPDVFPLAAGLARGRCSALAPAVLANIYNDLSALSHHLSLGTSHQPFVASAPLHILQLWVWERFPELRPEAEIPSTASHGDDPGVPRAAKWHNIRNPLDHGYIHAVLMSPEEFQWRPYGGSSFALPQGKDGKDGCWVLCHDVVTSKELQSFAQCLLPCELVGMQCIEHYCPHRVARQLGFDQDVPGTIARANSCRKTAWATYRMRPEDVSFFVPRRDPGMTVEYAQWWKPYSWACAVAVANAERMKQLHAAAISPRTTKADGYELANNVQSDTPPSQGAVNKVTHVTSVHVLEGSTDDEMQTHNVTERSESEGGYRKL from the coding sequence ATGTccagcgacgacgagctccgcggccTCCTGGTACAGGAATCCACCACCGCGATCGTCTCCGGCGCCGATCCCTCCCGCCCCACGGCCCGATCGGCCCACTTCCTCCTCCCCCGCGCGGGGGGCGCTCGCCTCCCTGCTCTGCCATCCCCGCCCCGCAATGCCGGCCCTGTTCTTGGCGACCAGCTCCCTGTCGATTGGACGGCCTGGCCCGGCTCCTCGAAGCTGTGGAGGCGGTGGGTGGCCAGGCTTCGGCCGCGGCATGAGCGCCTCTGGCGGAAGCTTGGGATCTTGGACGCCGTCCTCGCGACCACCGGCTGGGTGCGGCGGGACGAGGGCCTGctgctccagcttgcgggtttctggtCCGGCGAGACCAACACGTTCCTCTTCCCGTGGGGCGAGGCCACGGTGACGCTGGAGGACATGGCCGTGCTCGGGGGCCTGCCCCTGCTGGGCAGGCCTGTGTGGTCGCGGCTCCCGGACGAGCTCCGCGGGGACGTGGACGCGCTCGAAGCCGCCCGGATCGCGCTCAACAGATGCACGAACAAGAAACCCTCGTTTGCCCCGTGGGTTAAGCAATTCGTCGAGCGGCCGACAGGGGAGGTCGTTGCCGCCGGCAGAGGAGAGACCGAGGCGGCCACATTGCTCGAGCACGGCGCGTTTCTGGCCATGTGGTTGACCAGATACGTGCTTCCGGCGCAGCCATTCGACGTGGTCAGACCGGACGTGTTCCCCCTCGCCGCCGGGCTGGCACGCGGCAGGTGCTCGGCCCTCGCACCCGCCGTTCTTGCCAACATCTACAATGACCTCTCCGCACTCAGTCACCACTTAAGCTTGGGCACCAGCCATCAGCCGTTCGTGGCGAGTGCGCCGCTGCACATCCTCCAGCTATGGGTCTGGGAGCGCTTCCCAGAGCTGCGTCCTGAGGCTGAGATACCAAGCACTGCCTCCCACGGCGACGATCCCGGCGTGCCGAGGGCCGCCAAGTGGCACAACATCAGAAACCCGCTTGATCATGGCTACATCCACGCCGTGCTCATGTCCCCGGAGGAGTTCCAATGGAGGCCTTACGGAGGCAGTAGCTTTGCTCTGCCACAAGGCAAAGATGGCAAAGATGGCTGCTGGGTGCTCTGCCATGATGTAGTAACAAGCAAGGAGCTGCAGTCCTTTGCGCAGTGTCTGCTACCTTGCGAGCTCGTCGGCATGCAATGCATCGAGCACTACTGTCCGCACCGCGTCGCAAGGCAGCTCGGCTTCGATCAGGACGTACCCGGGACTATCGCCCGTGCCAATTCATGCCGAAAGACCGCGTGGGCGACTTACAGGATGCGGCCTGAAGACGTTTCGTTCTTCGTTCCACGACGTGATCCGGGCATGACGGTTGAATACGCGCAATGGTGGAAGCCTTACTCGTGGGCATGTGCTGTTGCTGTTGCTAATGCTGAAAGGATGAAACAACTTCATGCTGCAGCTATTAGCCCAAGAACGACGAAAGCTGATGGTTATGAGCTTGCTAATAATGTCCAAAGTGATACACCTCCCAGTCAAGGAGCAGTTAATAAAGTAACTCATGTCACTAGTGTTCATGTCTTAGAAGGATCCACTGATGATGAAATGCAGACACACAATGTCACAGAAAGATCAGAGAGCGAAGGTGGATACAGAAAGCTCTAG
- the LOC119310242 gene encoding dolabradiene monooxygenase-like has product MHHIVGALPHRAMRDLARRHGWPVMLLRLGEVPTLVVSSREAAREVMKTHDASFATRPLSSTVRVLTKGGRDIVFAPYGDYWRQMRRIAVTELLTTRRVLSFRAIREEEVAAMLRAVASAGNGGAVVDMRARLSALVADSTLRVVIGDRCSGRDVFLRELERSVGLVAGFNPADLWPSSRLAAWASGAVRRAEECRDTVFGILDGIIAEHQERMGAGAGDAEDLIDVLLRIQKDGGLQFPLDMDCIKAVVFDMFGAGSETSTTTLEWIMAELVKNPKVMHRATAEVRRAFEAGGKVVEQQLGELVPYLHLVIRETLRLHTPLPLLLPRECREEPACRVLGYDVPKGTQVLVNAWALGRDERYWPDKPEEFRPERFEAAGDGAAAEVDFRGVDFEFLPFGAGRRMCPGMAFGLANVELALASLLLHFDWEAPDGSLDMTEAFGITARRKAGLLLRPIMRFRVPGN; this is encoded by the exons ATGCACCACATCGTCGGGGCGCTCCCGCACCGGGCCATGCGCGACCTGGCGCGGCGGCACGGGTGGCCGGTCATGCTGCTCCGGCTCGGCGAGGTGCCCACGCTGGTGGTCTCGTCCCGGGAGGCGGCGCGCGAGGTGATGAAGACCCACGACGCCTCGTTCGCGACGCGGCCGCTGAGCTCCACCGTGCGCGTGCTCACCAAGGGCGGCCGGGACATCGTCTTCGCGCCCTACGGCGACTACTGGCGCCAGATGCGCCGCATCGCCGTCACCGAGCTCCTCACGACGCGCCGCGTCCTCTCCTTCCGTGCCAtccgggaggaggaggtcgccgccaTGCTCCGGGCCGTCGCATCCGCCGGGAACGGCGGCGCCGTGGTCGACATGCGCGCGCGGCTGTCCGCGCTCGTGGCCGACAGCACGCTGCGCGTCGTGATTGGCGACCGCTGCAGCGGCCGCGACGTGTTCCTCCGGGAGCTCGAACGCTCCGTCGGGCTCGTCGCGGGGTTCAACCCCGCCGACCTGTGGCCGTCGTCACGGCTCGCCGCCTGGGCTAGCGGCGCCGTCCGCCGCGCCGAGGAGTGCCGTGACACCGTATTCGGGATCCTCGACGGCATTATCGCCGAGCACCAGGAGAGGATGGGCGCCGGTGCCGGCGACGCCGAGGACCTTATCGACGTGCTCCTGAGGATACAGAAGGACGGTGGCCTCCAGTTTCCACTCGACATGGACTGCATCAAAGCCGTAGTATTT GACATGTTTGGTGCCGGCAGTGAGACGTCGACGACAACACTGGAGTGGATAATGGCGGAACTGGTCAAGAACCCAAAGGTGATGCATCGAGCGACAGCGGAGGTGCGGCGAGCCTTCGAGGCCGGCGGCAAGGTGGTCGAACAGCAGCTCGGCGAGCTCGTCCcgtacctgcacctcgtcatccgggAGACACTACGGCTGCAcacgccgctgccgctgctgctccCCCGGGAGTGCCGAGAGGAGCCGGCGTGCAGGGTGCTCGGCTACGACGTGCCCAAGGGCACGCAGGTGCTGGTCAACGCCTGGGCGCTGGGCCGCGACGAGCGGTACTGGCCTGATAAGCCTGAGGAGTTTCGTCCGGAGCGCTTCGAGGCggccggcgacggcgcggcggcggaggtggaCTTCAGGGGCGTGGACTTCGAGTTCCTGCCGTTTGGTGCAGGTAGGAGGATGTGCCCCGGAATGGCGTTCGGGCTCGCCAACGTGGAGCTCGCGCTCGCCAGCTTGCTGCTACACTTCGACTGGGAAGCGCCCGACGGGTCGCTCGACATGACCGAGGCGTTTGGCATCACCGCGCGGCGGAAGGCCGGCCTCCTGCTCCGCCCCATCATGCGCTTCCGTGTCCCGGGTAACTAG